A stretch of DNA from Pseudonocardia hierapolitana:
TCGCCCAACAACCTGCTGCTGCCCGGCCCCGCCCGCACGATGGGCGAGGGCTGGGAGAACGCCCGCCGCCGCGACGACGGCAACGACTGGGTCGAGGTGGCGCTCGTCGCCGAGGCGGAGCTGGTGCTGGCCGAGCTCGACACGAGCTGGTTCCTGCACAACGCGCCCGGTTGGGCCGCGCTCACCGGTCGCACCGCCGACGGCGACACCGTCGAGCTGCTGCCCCGCACCCCGCTGCAGCCCGACACCCGCCACCGCTTCAGAGTCCCTGCCGCCCCGGTCACGCACGTCCGCATGGACGTGTTCCCCGACGGCGGCATGGCCCGCCTGCGTCTGCACGGCCGCCTCACCGAGGCCGGCCGCGCGGAGCTGGCTGCCCGCTGGTCCCAGCCCTGATTGCAGCATGGCCACCTTCATGCAACGAGATGGCATGAAGGTGGCCATGCTGCAACCCACCCGGAGGTACGCACTGGTGCGCTACACCGTCAACTGCTCGATCCTCTTCACCGAGCTGCCCCTGCTCGACCGGCCGGCCGCGGCGAAGGCCGCGGGGTTCGACGCCGTCGAGTTCTGGTGGCCGTTCCCCATCGCTGCGCCGCCCGATGCCGAGGTCGAGCGCTTCGTGGGCGCGATCGAGGACGCCGGCGTGCAGCTCACCGGGCTCAACCTCGCCGCTGGTGACATGCCGAACGGGGACCGCGGGCTGGCGTCGTGGCCGGGGCGGGAGAGCGAGTTCCGCGACAGCATCGACATCGCCGCCGCGATCGGGAAGCGGCTCGGTACGCGGGTGTTCAACGCGCTCTACGGCAACCGCGTCGAGGGCGCCGACCCGCGCGACCAGGACGACCTCGCCGTGCAGAACCTCGCCCGCGCCGCCGCCCTGCTCGACGGGACCGTGGTGCTCGAGCCGCTCTCCGGCGCCGACCGCTACCCGCTGCGCACCGCGGCGGACGCACTGGCCGTGGCCGACCGCCTCAACGTCCCGAACGTCGCGCTGCTGGCCGATCTGTACCACCTCACCGTCAACGGCGACGACGTCGCCGCGGTGATCCGCGACCACGCCGCCCGGATCGGGCACGTCCAGATCGCCGACGCGCCCGGCCGCCACGAGCCCGGCACCGGCGAGATCCCCTTCGACGCGCACCTCTCCGCCCTCACCGCGGCCGGCTACACCGGCTGGATCGGGCTGGAGTACGTACCGTCCAGCGGCAGCGACCACGCCTTCGACTGGCTCCAGGAGGAACAGCAGTGACCACCAACGACGCGACGACCATCGCGTTCATCGGGCTCGGCATCATGGGCGCCCCCATGGCCGGCCACCTGATCGACGCCGGCCACGACGTGGTGGGCTACAACCGATCCCGCCCCGCCGTGGACCGCCTCGTCGAGCGCGGCGGCCGGGCCGCGAGCAGTGTGGCCGACGCGGTGCGCGACGCCGAGGTCGTGATCACGATGGTGCCGGACAGCCCGGACGTCGAGGACGTGTCGCTCGGCGCCGACGGGATCTACGCCACCGCGAAGCCCGGCACCCTGCACATCGACTGTTCCACGATCCGCCCCGACGTCGCCCGCGCGATCGCATCGGCGGGGAACGAGCGCGGCATCCGCGTCGTCGACGCGCCCGTGAGCGGCGGGGAGGCGGGCGCGAAGGAAGGCTCGCTGTCGATCATGGTCGGCGGCGCGGCCGAGGACGTGGAGGCGGCGCGGCCGTACCTCGACGTGGTGGGCGGCACCGTCGTGCACGTCGGCCCCGCAGGCGCGGGCCAGACGGTGAAGGCGGCCAACCAGCTGATCGTCGCCGGCAACATCCAGCTGCTCGCCGAGGCGCTCGTGTTCCTCGAGGCGCACGGCGTCGACACCGAGGCCGCCACCACGGTGCTCGGCGGCGGCCTGGCCGGCAGCACGGTGCTGCAGCGCAAGGCCGCCGGCATGCGCGCGCGCGAGTTCGCGCCCGGCTTCCGGATCGACCTGCACCACAAGGACCTGGGCATCGTCACCGCCGCCGCCCGCGAGGCCGGCGTGACGATCCCGCTCGGGGCGCACGTCGCCCAGCTCGTGGGGGCGCTGCGGGCCATGGGGCACGGCGACCTCGACCACAGCGCGCTGCTCCTGCTCGTCGAGAGGCTGTCCGGGAGGGGTGGCACCTGATGGAACGGATGCGCGCCGTCGACGCCGCCGTCGCGATCCTGCGCCGTGAGGGCGTGTCGCACCTGTTCGGAGTGCCGGGTGCGGCGATCAACCCGTTCTACGACGCCGTCCGCCGTGACGGCTCCCTCCAGCACGTGCTCGCCCGTCACGTCGAGGGCGCCGCGCACATGGCCGACGGCTACAGCCGCACGGCGGCCGGGAACATCGGCGTCTGCGTCGGCACGTCCGGCCCGGCCGGCACCGACATGGTCACCGGGCTCTACGCCGCGGCGGCCGACTCGGTGCCCCTGCTCGCGATCACCGGCCAGGCGCCGGTGGCGCGGTTGCACAAGGAGGACTTCCAGGCCGTCGACATCGCCGCCATCGCCGCGCCCGTCACCAGGTGGGCGGTGACGGTGCGCGAGCCCGGTCAGGTGCCGGGCGCGTTCTCCCAGGCCTTCCACCTGATGCGCTCCGGCCGTCCCGGCCCGGTGCTGATCGACCTGCCGCTCGACGTCCAGCAGGCCGAGATCGCCTTCGACATCGACACCTACGCCCCGCTGCCGGTGCACCGGCCCGCCGCCACCAGGGCGCAGGCCGAGAAGGTCCTGGAACTGCTGGCGGGCGCGGAGCGGCCGATCATCGTCGCGGGCGGCGGGATCGTCGGCGCGGATGCCTGCGCGGAGCTCGTCGAGCTGGCCGAGCTGCTCGACGTGCCGGTCGTGCCCACGCTCATGTGCTGGGGCGCCATCCCGGACGACCATCCGCTGATGGCCGGCATGGCCGGGCTGCAGACGTCCCACCGGTACGGCAACGCCACCCTGCTCGCGTCCGACGTCGTGCTCGGCATCGGCAACCGGTGGGCCAACCGGCACACCGGCGGCCTCGACGTCTACCGCGCAGGCCGCACGTTCGTGCACGTCGACATCGAGCCGACGCAGGTCGGGCGGGTGTTCGCGCCCGACTACGGCGTGGTGTCCGACGCGGGCGCCTTCCTGCGGGAGATGCTCGCCGCCGCCCGCGGGCGGACGCAGCCGGACCGCACCGCGTGGGTGCGCGAGTGCGCCCGCCGCAAGGGCACGATGCAGCGCCGCACCCACTTCGACGACATGCCGATCAAGCCGCAGCGCGTGTACGAGGAGTGCAACCGGGCGTTCGGGCCCGACACCCGCTACGTCACCACCATCGGGCTCTCCCAGATCGCGGCCGCGCAGTTCCTGCACGTCCAGCGACCCCGGCACTGGATCAACGCCGGGCAGGCCGGCCCGCTGGGCTGGACCGCCCCTGCCGCGCTCGGCGTCCGCGCCGCCGACCCGGACGCGTTCGTCGTGGCCGTCTCCGGCGACTACGACTTCCAGTTCATGATCGAGGAGCTCGCGGTCGGGGCGCAGTTCAACCTGCCCTACCTGCACCTCGTGCTGAACAACTCCTACCTCGGGCTGATCCGCCAGTCCCAGCGCGCATTCGACATGGACTACTGCGTGCAGCTGGGCTTCGACAACGTCAACGCGCCCGGGCTGGGCAAGTACGGCGTCGACCACGTCGCGGTGGCCGAGGGCCTGGGCTGCAAGGCCCTGCGCGTGACCGATCCCCGCGAGCTCGCAGGCGCCTTCGCCACGGCCCGGCAGCTGATGGCGGTGCACCGGGTGCCGGTGGTGGTCGAGGTGATCTGCGAACGGGTCACGAACATCGCCATGGGCACCGAGATCGACGCGGTGCAGGAGTTCGAGGAGCTGGCGACCACCCGCGCCCACGCCCCGACGGCAACCATCCCGCTGCCGGCCTGAGCGACCGACTCGCCGCGCGCGGGCGTCGGACTCGCCGTGCTGGAACGTCGGACTCGCCGTGCTGGAACGTCGGACTCGCCGTGTCAGGACGTCGGACTCGCGCGAGTCTTGCGTTCGGGCGCGGTGAGTCTTGCGTTCGGGCGCGGTGAGTCTTGCGTTCGGACGCGGTGAGTCATGCGTTCGTGATCAGCCTGGTTCGGAGGCGGGGCGGAACCAGCGGCCGGCGGCCAGCCGGGTGTCGCTCGTGCGCATGCCGCGCAGGTGGGGAGCGAGGATCGGGAGGTCGGCGAGCACGGCGGGGGTGAGTTGCGCGCCCGTGGCGGGGCGGGCGACGAAGTGGCCCTGCACCAGGTCGCAGCCCTGGCGGCGCAGCTCGTGCAGCTGCCCCGCCCGCTCGACGCCCTCCGCGACCGTCCGCAGGCCCAGGTGGCGGGCGAGGTCGAGCAGACCGCGCAGGAACCACCGCTGCTGCTCGTCGTGGTCGATGTGCGCCACGAAGGACTGGTCGATCTTCACGGTGTCCACGGGCGTGCGGGCGAGCCGGGACAGCGTGGAGTAGCCGGTGCCGAAGTCGTCGAGCGCGATCCGGACGCCGAGCCCGCGCAGCCGGTGCATCACGTCGACGGCGTTGGCCGGCCGGTTGTTCACGGCCGTCTCGGTCATCTCCAGCGCGAGCTGGCCGGGGGAGATGCCGTAGCGCCGCAGGACCCCCGCCACGCGGTCCGGCAGCCCGCTGTCGCCGAACTCGGTGGGGTCGACGTTCACCGCGATCCGCAGGCGCCGGTGTGCGAGCCCGGCGTTCCACAGGCCGAGCTGGGCGCAGCCCTGCTCCAGCATGAGCGCGGTCAGCTGGCCGGACAGGCCCGCGGCGGTGCACGCCGGGATGAACGTGGCCGGCGGGATCGGCTCGCCCTCGTGCGTCCAGCGGGCGAGCACCTCCATGGCGGCGATCCGCCCGGACACCGGGTCCACGACCGGCTGGTAGATCGCCTGCACGTCTCCGCGGTGCAGGGCGTCGGCGAACGCCTCGGGCAGCGGCGGGCGCACCCGGCGCACGGCGTGCCGTCCGTTCCGGTCGGTCGGCTCCCCGTCGAGCGCGGCGGTGTGGGCGGCCACGTCCCCCTTGCCGGACGCCTTCACCGCGTACATCGCGACGTCGGCGCGGTGCAGCAGGGTGGCTGCGCGGGTGGCGGCGTCGGTGCCGGTGTCCTGCCCGGCCTCGACGGTGGCCACGCCGATGCTCGCCGACACCGCCACCGAGCGGCCGTGCACGTGGAACGGGTCGCGCAGGGTGCCGAGCAGGCGCCGGGCGGCGGTCGTCGCGTCGTCGCCCTGCTCGACGAGCACCGCGAACTCGTCGCCGCCGAGGCGGGCGAGGGTGTCGGCGCTGCGCAGCGCTCCGCGCAGGCGGCCGGCCACGCCGACGAGGAGGGCATCGCCCGCCGCGTGCCCGAGGGTGTCGTTGACGGCCTTGAAGCCGTCCAGGTCGACGAAGGCCACGGAGACCGGCTGGCGGGTGCGCTCGGCCCGGTCGAGGGCGTGTTCGAGCCGGTCGAGGAACAGCGCCCGGTTGGCGAGGCCGGTGAGCGGGTCGTGGAACGCGAGGTGGTGCAGCTGCACCTCGCGTTGCTGGATGGCGCGGGTGAGCTCCTGGTTCTCCCGCATGGTGACGTACTGGCGCGCGAGCACGAGCAGCACCAGCGCCGCGATGCAGATGACCTCCACGCCGTCGAGGCCCGCACCGCCCGTGGCTTCCAGGGCGACGAGCACGGCGGCGGCCGCGAGCGGGAGGTAGGGGAGGAGCCCGGCGCGGACCGACTCACGCGGCGCCGGGGCGGTGTGCAGCTCCGCGTGGGGTCCGCCGCGCACGAGCGTGCCGGCGATGCCGAGCAGGCAGAACGCGATCCGCCATCCCCACTCGACGGCCGAGCCGGTGACGTAGCTGCCCACCGTGATCTGGTAGGCGAACGTCGCGTCGGACGCGGCCATCGCGAGTACGCCTGCGCCGAGCAGCCCCCAGCGCAGGGGCGCGTCCCGGGTCTGGGCGAGGGTCAGGACGGTGACGGTCAGCAGCACGGCGTCCGCCACGGGGTAGGCGACCGCCACGGCGGCGTGCAGCAGCGAGTCGCCGGAGCTGCCGATCACGCGGTCCAGCACCGTCACCCACGCGACCAGTCCCACGGCACAGCCGACGAGGAGCGCGTCGAGGACGCGGCGCGGCGTGGCGAGGCCGGAGCCGGGCGGGGCGAGGAAGGCCAGCCCCACCAGCGCCGCCGCGGGAAAGCCCAGGTAGCCGATGTCGGCGAGGGACGGGTAGGGCGCGGCGATGTCCAGCACGTTCTCGTACAGGGTCCACGCCGCCTGGCCCGCCGCCCAGAACCAGCACGCGACGGCGAGCGCTGCCCACCCGCGGCTGATCCGCCCTCCGGTCCGGCGGGCCGCGCCCATGCAGCCCAACCCACCCCCGATGGCGAGGAGGAGCACGCCGAGGTTGGCCACCGTCTGCCGCGCGGTCCCGTCGAGCACGGCGCCGAGCCCACCGAGCGCCAGCAGCGCCACCGCGGCGGCCGCGGCGGCGGCCGTGCCGCGAGGGCGGTCCGCAGCGCGCAGCAGGCTCGTCGTGAGGCTCATCGACGTCCGTTCCGTCCGGATCTCCTGACCAGTGAAGATGCCCAGTGAATCCGGCCCGCTGCGACGCGCGTCACCGGGGTCCCCTTATTCACCCGATCCCGTGATGTCCGACGGGTGGCGGGGGTCACGCGCGCTGGGCGAGGAGCAGGCCGATGGACTCCGTCGACAGTGCGCGTTCGATGCCCAGCACGGCGGCGCCCGCGAGCCCGGCGT
This window harbors:
- a CDS encoding hydroxypyruvate isomerase family protein; its protein translation is MKVAMLQPTRRYALVRYTVNCSILFTELPLLDRPAAAKAAGFDAVEFWWPFPIAAPPDAEVERFVGAIEDAGVQLTGLNLAAGDMPNGDRGLASWPGRESEFRDSIDIAAAIGKRLGTRVFNALYGNRVEGADPRDQDDLAVQNLARAAALLDGTVVLEPLSGADRYPLRTAADALAVADRLNVPNVALLADLYHLTVNGDDVAAVIRDHAARIGHVQIADAPGRHEPGTGEIPFDAHLSALTAAGYTGWIGLEYVPSSGSDHAFDWLQEEQQ
- a CDS encoding 2-hydroxy-3-oxopropionate reductase — protein: MTTNDATTIAFIGLGIMGAPMAGHLIDAGHDVVGYNRSRPAVDRLVERGGRAASSVADAVRDAEVVITMVPDSPDVEDVSLGADGIYATAKPGTLHIDCSTIRPDVARAIASAGNERGIRVVDAPVSGGEAGAKEGSLSIMVGGAAEDVEAARPYLDVVGGTVVHVGPAGAGQTVKAANQLIVAGNIQLLAEALVFLEAHGVDTEAATTVLGGGLAGSTVLQRKAAGMRAREFAPGFRIDLHHKDLGIVTAAAREAGVTIPLGAHVAQLVGALRAMGHGDLDHSALLLLVERLSGRGGT
- the gcl gene encoding glyoxylate carboligase; translation: MERMRAVDAAVAILRREGVSHLFGVPGAAINPFYDAVRRDGSLQHVLARHVEGAAHMADGYSRTAAGNIGVCVGTSGPAGTDMVTGLYAAAADSVPLLAITGQAPVARLHKEDFQAVDIAAIAAPVTRWAVTVREPGQVPGAFSQAFHLMRSGRPGPVLIDLPLDVQQAEIAFDIDTYAPLPVHRPAATRAQAEKVLELLAGAERPIIVAGGGIVGADACAELVELAELLDVPVVPTLMCWGAIPDDHPLMAGMAGLQTSHRYGNATLLASDVVLGIGNRWANRHTGGLDVYRAGRTFVHVDIEPTQVGRVFAPDYGVVSDAGAFLREMLAAARGRTQPDRTAWVRECARRKGTMQRRTHFDDMPIKPQRVYEECNRAFGPDTRYVTTIGLSQIAAAQFLHVQRPRHWINAGQAGPLGWTAPAALGVRAADPDAFVVAVSGDYDFQFMIEELAVGAQFNLPYLHLVLNNSYLGLIRQSQRAFDMDYCVQLGFDNVNAPGLGKYGVDHVAVAEGLGCKALRVTDPRELAGAFATARQLMAVHRVPVVVEVICERVTNIAMGTEIDAVQEFEELATTRAHAPTATIPLPA
- a CDS encoding putative bifunctional diguanylate cyclase/phosphodiesterase, whose protein sequence is MSLTTSLLRAADRPRGTAAAAAAAVALLALGGLGAVLDGTARQTVANLGVLLLAIGGGLGCMGAARRTGGRISRGWAALAVACWFWAAGQAAWTLYENVLDIAAPYPSLADIGYLGFPAAALVGLAFLAPPGSGLATPRRVLDALLVGCAVGLVAWVTVLDRVIGSSGDSLLHAAVAVAYPVADAVLLTVTVLTLAQTRDAPLRWGLLGAGVLAMAASDATFAYQITVGSYVTGSAVEWGWRIAFCLLGIAGTLVRGGPHAELHTAPAPRESVRAGLLPYLPLAAAAVLVALEATGGAGLDGVEVICIAALVLLVLARQYVTMRENQELTRAIQQREVQLHHLAFHDPLTGLANRALFLDRLEHALDRAERTRQPVSVAFVDLDGFKAVNDTLGHAAGDALLVGVAGRLRGALRSADTLARLGGDEFAVLVEQGDDATTAARRLLGTLRDPFHVHGRSVAVSASIGVATVEAGQDTGTDAATRAATLLHRADVAMYAVKASGKGDVAAHTAALDGEPTDRNGRHAVRRVRPPLPEAFADALHRGDVQAIYQPVVDPVSGRIAAMEVLARWTHEGEPIPPATFIPACTAAGLSGQLTALMLEQGCAQLGLWNAGLAHRRLRIAVNVDPTEFGDSGLPDRVAGVLRRYGISPGQLALEMTETAVNNRPANAVDVMHRLRGLGVRIALDDFGTGYSTLSRLARTPVDTVKIDQSFVAHIDHDEQQRWFLRGLLDLARHLGLRTVAEGVERAGQLHELRRQGCDLVQGHFVARPATGAQLTPAVLADLPILAPHLRGMRTSDTRLAAGRWFRPASEPG